The following DNA comes from Mucisphaera calidilacus.
TGGCCGGAGCCGGGTCGCCCGATCAGCAAGTCCTGATTAGCATTTGACATTTCGTGAAATCTTGCCATGATGGCGGTCTCTTGAAAGGAGACGGTCATGATGGATGCTGCGGTAGCGATTGTCATCACGGAGATCATGTACAACCCGGCGAGCAGTGAGAAGCAGCCGGTCCGGGTTGAGTGGGTGGAGGTGTACAACCGGTCGGAACGGCCGGTGGACCTGAGCGGGTGGAAGTTGTGTGACGAGGACGGCGAGAGCGGCGGGATTCCGCAGGGGGCCAGGCTGCCGGGCGGTGAGACGATGATTCTGATCCCGAAGGCGCAGACGCCTCGGAACTTCCTGAGCGGGTGGCCGCTGCAGGAGCATCGCGATTCGACGGTGATCGTGCAGTTGGATGGCTGGCGTCGGGGCGGGTTCGGGGGGTTGTCGAATTCGCCGAGTCCGAGCAACGAGATGCTGGTGCTGCGTCGTGCGAACGGTTCGACGGCGGACGCGGTGAACTTTGACGACACCGAGCCGTGGCCGAGCGATTCGCCTGAGGGCCCGAGCATCTACCTGCGGCCTCACGCGATTGATCCTGCGTTGAATGATCGTGGTGAGAACTGGGCGCGGTCGTCGGTGGAGGAGCATGGCGGTCGTGCGGCGCGGAACCGGGGCGGGTACAGCGAGAAGGACATCGGTTCTCCGGGGTTCGTGGCGATCGATCGTGAGTCGGAGGCGTCGGACGCTACACTTCGACCATGAGACGATTCCTGACCGCCCTGCTTGTTGTGTTGACCCTTGCCTGCCCGTCGGCTGGCTGGCATTCGGAGGGTCACCTGGTGATCACGCGATTGGCACTGACTTCGCTGCCGGAGGACGTGCCGGCGTTTTTCCGCGAGGCGACGCAGGCGATTGCGGAGGGTTCGGTGGACCCGGACCTGTTCAAGAATCGTGGGATCCCGCACCTGACCTCGGCCGAGGCTCCGGAGCACTACTTCCATGTCGAGGCGTTGCCCGGGCTGGCGTTGCCGGCGACGCGTTCTGAGTGGCTGGCGTACTGTCAGGAGCACGGGATTGAGGTGCGTGATGCGGGGATGCTGCCTTACGCGATCATGGAGCACACGGAGCGTCTAACGATCGCGTTCGCGGAGCATCGACGTCGGCCGGACGCGGAGACGGTACGTCAGCGTGCGATCGTGTACGCGGGTTTGCTGGCGCATTACACGGCCGACCTGGGGATGCCGCTTCACTGCACGGAGCATTACAACGGCCGCAAGCAGCCGGCCGGTCGTTCGCCTCGGTCGGGCATTCACGCGCGGGTTGATGCGTTGGCCGGGAAGGTGCCGGGGGCGTTGCTCACGGCCGATCCGCTGGAGGCTCCCTTTGCGGCTCAGAACCTGCCGCTGGCGCTGCTGCGCGAGCTGCGACTTAGCCACCGCCGGGTGGACTGGGCGTACAAGCTGGAGGCGAAGTTCCCTGGTGTGGGTGATCGCGCGTTGGATGATCCGGAGGTGGTGCGTTTTTCGGTGGACTGCGTGCGTCACAGCGCTCACGTGACGGCGAGCATGTATCTGACGGCGTGGCGGAATTCGGAGACGATTCGTCTGCCGAGGTGGCTGGAGGGGTCGATACCGAGTCAATAAGACAGGGCTGTGGTTGCGTCGTGAGTATCCATGATTCATTGCATAACCTGAAGGCATGATCTGATGAACATTCTCCTTGTGATGTGCGATTCGCTGCCGGCTCAGTTCTGTGGCCACCACGGCGACTCGGCTTGTGCGACGCCACATCTCGACGCACTGGCTGAGCGCGGGGTGACCTTCGAGCGGGCTTATTGCAACAGCCCGCTCTGCACGCCCTCGCGTGCCTCTGTGCTGACCGGGCAATACGCTTCGACGCTGGGCTGTCTGGACAATGCGGGGTCGTTTTCTTCGGAGTGGCCCACGGTTGCGCATTGTCTTTCAGCTGCGGGTTATGACACCACCATCATCGGCAAGATGCACCTTGTTGGGCACGACCAGTGGCACGGTTTCGATGAGCGGGTCTGTCTGGATACTGATTACACGACCGGCTACGACGTCTTCAATTATCGGCTGGCGTACGACTGGGAGCAGCCCGTGGCGGGCAATCCCGTCGGGCACAACTGGATGGGGCCGAGTTATGTCAAGGACAGTGCGTGGGACGACTTTTCGCTCCACTACGACCGTGACGTGCGCATTCATGAGGCGGCGCTGAAGTTTCTCAATGACCGCGGTCCCGAGTCAAAACCCTTCTTTGCGTGTGTGTCTTATCACGCGCCGCACAATCCCTTCTGGATTCCCGAGGAGTTTCGGCGGCGCTTCTCGGAGATTGAGCTTGATCTACCGGCGTTGCCCGAGGGCATCGACACTTGCCAGAGCGTGATGGATCAGTGGCTGGATGCCTTCCATTACCGTGATGAGATTCGAGACCGGCTGATGACCGAGGAGAATCTTCGCTGGCTCTATGAGACGTGTTACGGCATGGTCTACGACCTCGACCAACGTCTGGGCGCGTTGATTGAGGCGTTGGAGGTCAACGGGCTTGCCGACAATACGGCGGTCATCTTCATCAGTGATCACGGTGACATGATGGCGCAGCGTGGGATGATCCAGAAGCGGTATTTCTATGAGCATTCCGTGCGTGTTCCGCTGGTTGCCTACGTCCCGGACGGTGGTGCGGCGGGATCGCGTCTCACAACGCCTGTGTCGCTGGTTGATCTTCTTCCGACGTTTACTGACTTGACGGGGACGAATGCTCCGTCTGATTTGCCGGGTATGAGTCTGCGGCCGGCTATTGAGTCGGGGATTGAGCCGGAAGCGCGTACGCTCTTTTGTGAGTACCACGGCGAGGGCGTACACGCGCCGTGTTTCCTCGCGATTCGCGACAATCTTCGATACTTCTATATCCACGGCCACGAGGAGCGTTTGTACGACATCGACAGCGATCCGATGCAGTACCACGACCTTTCGGAGGATGCTCGCTACGTCGACCGGGTTCGTGCGTTCAGGCAAGAGCTGTCAGCGCGGTTTGATCCCGAGCGTATCGCGCAGGATGCGTTGCAGAGCCAGCGAAACCGGATCTTCATCTACAGCAATTCGGGTCATGAGCAGGCCGGTTCGTCTTGATGCGGTGCGCTGACTCAGCCGAGGAGAGCGGGCTTGATGCAGTGAGAAAGGCGGTTCGATGCTTGAAGTAGCGTGTGATCGCCTGCTCATGCCGGAGCCACACGAGGTCTACCCATGGCTCGCGGCGGAGTGTGTCAGTCGACGCGGATGGTGTAGCGGTCGATGTTGACCTGTCCGAAGAGGTCGGTGTGTCGGACCTCGAGGGCGTGTGTGCCTTTGGGGAGGTTGTTGGGGAGGGGTGTTTTCCAGAGGTGGTAGGAGGTCTGGGTGTTGGCGATGAGTCCGTTGCTGCGTGCCTCGGCGGGTATGTTTTTCTGTCGCTCGCGGAGTTGGAGGTAGAGGGGGTCTTTTTCCTCGGTGTAGGTCATGTCTTTCCAGGGGGTGGGGGCGCGTTGCGTGGTGGGTCCGAAGCGGAGGCGTGTCTGGACTTTGTCGCCCTGGACGCCTCGGAAGACGTTGGCGTAGAGGAAGGCGGGCTGGTCGTCTGCGGCGGGTTCGGTGACGGTGAGTGTCATCTGGTGGGAGGCCGGTCGTCGTGCGGCGCGGAACTCGGTGCGGTAGCGGTTGCCCTCGAAGTGGATGAGGGTGTAGCCGTTGGGTGCGCCGTCGCGCATGGTGGTGTGGGGGACGCCTTCTTCGTCGAGTGTTCCGCCGAACCATGATCCGGAGACGGTGACGAGGTTGTCGTGGTGGTGGATGGCTTTGGGGAATCGGGCGGCGTCGTTGAGGACGTGCTGGTTGAGTTTGCCGAGTGCGGGGTCGGGCTTGTAGCCGGTCTCCTCGCCGAGGAAGGTTTGTTTCTGGTAGTGGGTGTGGCCGGAGATGGAGAGGGTGTGCGGGTGTCCGGAGAGGATCTGCATGAGTCGGTCGGTCTGTGGGATCTTGTGTTGTCCGTCGGCGGAGTTGAGGGGGATGTGGAAGCCGAGGACGATGAGGTCGTCCTTGGGAACGATGCTGAGGTAGTTTTCGATGAAGGCGAGCTGGTCGTCGCGGAAGCAGGACTCGTAGTTGCCGGGGCGTGATCGTTTGCCGTCGGGCCAGTCTTCGTAGGTTCCGTCGAGGTATCCGGTGAAGCCGTTGTACTTGACGTTGTCCATAAGGATGAAGTGGACCTTGCCGTACTGGAAGGCGTAGGTGAGGGGACCGTAGACGCGTTCCATGGTTTCGTCGGAGTACTTGTCGGGGTCGGTTTTGGTCTGGTCGGTGCTGCCTGACATGAAGTTCATGTCGTGGTTGCCGAGGACGTTGTACCAGGGGACGCCCAGGAGGGCCTGAGCCTGGTTGAGGAGTTCGAAGTAGGCGAGGTTGTCGCCGACGAGGTCGCCGAGGGAGATGCCGAAGGCGGCGCCGACGGTGTTGCCGTTGTGGTCGGTGAGGGGGTCGATGACCTCGCGTCGGAAGAAGTCGATCTGCTGTCGCGAGTATGGCTGCGGGTCGCCGAAGGCGATGATGGTGAAGTCTTCGGGTTCTTCGACGGGGTAGAGGGGGAAGTTGATCATCTCGGGCAGGGGCCCGGTGGGTTCGACGCCCGGGAAGATGAAGTTGTCGTCGGGCGAGCCCTGGGGCTTGTGGATGTAGTAGTAGCGGGGGAGGTTGAGTCGGTCGATGGTGACCTGGTAGCCGCGGGGCTTGACGATGAAGAGGATGGTGTCTTCGTCGTTGATCTCGAGGGTATAGGTGCCGTGGTCATCGGTTCGGATGACCTGCTGTCCGTCGGAGACGGCGACGCCCGGGATGCCTTCTTCGCCTGCCTGGCGGATGCCGTCGTGGTTGCGGTCGTGGAAGACCATGCCGCGAGCGGTGACGGTCTGCGCGTGGGTGTTGTGGGCGACGGAGAGAGCGACGACGGCGAGAAGGGGCAGCCAGTGTTTCATCCTGAACCTCGACCTGAT
Coding sequences within:
- a CDS encoding lamin tail domain-containing protein, producing the protein MMDAAVAIVITEIMYNPASSEKQPVRVEWVEVYNRSERPVDLSGWKLCDEDGESGGIPQGARLPGGETMILIPKAQTPRNFLSGWPLQEHRDSTVIVQLDGWRRGGFGGLSNSPSPSNEMLVLRRANGSTADAVNFDDTEPWPSDSPEGPSIYLRPHAIDPALNDRGENWARSSVEEHGGRAARNRGGYSEKDIGSPGFVAIDRESEASDATLRP
- a CDS encoding phospholipase C/P1 nuclease family protein, coding for MRRFLTALLVVLTLACPSAGWHSEGHLVITRLALTSLPEDVPAFFREATQAIAEGSVDPDLFKNRGIPHLTSAEAPEHYFHVEALPGLALPATRSEWLAYCQEHGIEVRDAGMLPYAIMEHTERLTIAFAEHRRRPDAETVRQRAIVYAGLLAHYTADLGMPLHCTEHYNGRKQPAGRSPRSGIHARVDALAGKVPGALLTADPLEAPFAAQNLPLALLRELRLSHRRVDWAYKLEAKFPGVGDRALDDPEVVRFSVDCVRHSAHVTASMYLTAWRNSETIRLPRWLEGSIPSQ
- a CDS encoding sulfatase-like hydrolase/transferase, which translates into the protein MNILLVMCDSLPAQFCGHHGDSACATPHLDALAERGVTFERAYCNSPLCTPSRASVLTGQYASTLGCLDNAGSFSSEWPTVAHCLSAAGYDTTIIGKMHLVGHDQWHGFDERVCLDTDYTTGYDVFNYRLAYDWEQPVAGNPVGHNWMGPSYVKDSAWDDFSLHYDRDVRIHEAALKFLNDRGPESKPFFACVSYHAPHNPFWIPEEFRRRFSEIELDLPALPEGIDTCQSVMDQWLDAFHYRDEIRDRLMTEENLRWLYETCYGMVYDLDQRLGALIEALEVNGLADNTAVIFISDHGDMMAQRGMIQKRYFYEHSVRVPLVAYVPDGGAAGSRLTTPVSLVDLLPTFTDLTGTNAPSDLPGMSLRPAIESGIEPEARTLFCEYHGEGVHAPCFLAIRDNLRYFYIHGHEERLYDIDSDPMQYHDLSEDARYVDRVRAFRQELSARFDPERIAQDALQSQRNRIFIYSNSGHEQAGSS
- a CDS encoding calcineurin-like phosphoesterase C-terminal domain-containing protein, which translates into the protein MKHWLPLLAVVALSVAHNTHAQTVTARGMVFHDRNHDGIRQAGEEGIPGVAVSDGQQVIRTDDHGTYTLEINDEDTILFIVKPRGYQVTIDRLNLPRYYYIHKPQGSPDDNFIFPGVEPTGPLPEMINFPLYPVEEPEDFTIIAFGDPQPYSRQQIDFFRREVIDPLTDHNGNTVGAAFGISLGDLVGDNLAYFELLNQAQALLGVPWYNVLGNHDMNFMSGSTDQTKTDPDKYSDETMERVYGPLTYAFQYGKVHFILMDNVKYNGFTGYLDGTYEDWPDGKRSRPGNYESCFRDDQLAFIENYLSIVPKDDLIVLGFHIPLNSADGQHKIPQTDRLMQILSGHPHTLSISGHTHYQKQTFLGEETGYKPDPALGKLNQHVLNDAARFPKAIHHHDNLVTVSGSWFGGTLDEEGVPHTTMRDGAPNGYTLIHFEGNRYRTEFRAARRPASHQMTLTVTEPAADDQPAFLYANVFRGVQGDKVQTRLRFGPTTQRAPTPWKDMTYTEEKDPLYLQLRERQKNIPAEARSNGLIANTQTSYHLWKTPLPNNLPKGTHALEVRHTDLFGQVNIDRYTIRVD